From Carettochelys insculpta isolate YL-2023 chromosome 8, ASM3395843v1, whole genome shotgun sequence, a single genomic window includes:
- the CHRNA1 gene encoding acetylcholine receptor subunit alpha isoform X2, translated as MKFRYTHLLFFCSAGLILCSEHETRLVEDLFKNYNKVVRPVEDHREAVVVTVGLQLIQLINVDEVNQIVTTNVRLKQQWTDVNLKWNPDEYGGLKKIRIPSEIIWRPDLVLYNNADGEFAIDQFTKVLLEHTGKITWTPPAIFKSYCEIIVTYFPFDQQNCSMKLGTWTYDGTVVVINPESDRPDMSNFMESGEWVMKDYRSWKHFVCYACCPDTPYLDITYHFLMQRLPLYFIVNVIIPCLLFSFLTGLVFYLPTDSGEKMTLSISVLLSLTVFLLVIVELIPSTSSAVPLIGKYMLFTMVFVIASIIITVIVINTHHRSPSTHVMPQWVRKIFIDTIPNVMFFSTMKRPSRNKQEKRIFTEDIDISEISGKPCPATVNFHSPLTKNPDVKSAIEGIKYIAETMKSDQESSNAAEEWKFVAMVIDHLLLGIFMLVCIIGTLAVFAGRLIELNQQG; from the exons CTGGACTGATCCTATGCTCTGAACATGAAACACGTCTCGTTGAAGATTTGTTCAAGAACTATAACAAAGTAGTGCGCCCTGTGGAAGATCATCGTGAGGCTGTTGTGGTCACAGTTGGGCTACAACTTATTCAGCTCATTAATGTG GATGAAGTAAATCAGATTGTAACCACCAATGTGCGTCTGAAGCAG CAATGGACAGATGTCAATCTAAAATGGAATCCAGACGAATATGGTGGGTTGAAAAAAATTCGTATTCCATCTGAGATAATCTGGCGCCCCGATCTTGTTCTTTATAACAA TGCAGATGGTGAATTTGCTATTGATCAATTTACCAAAGTTCTTTTAGAACACACAGGCAAGATCACATGGACACCACCAGCAATTTTTAAAAGTTACTGTGAAATTATAGTCACGTATTTCCCATTTGACCAGCAGAACTGCAGTATGAAGTTGGGCACTTGGACGTACGATGGTACAGTGGTTGTCATAAATCCG GAGAGTGATCGCCCGGATATGAGCAACTTTATGGAGAGTGGCGAGTGGGTGATGAAAGATTACCGGAGCTGGAAGCACTTTGTATGCTATGCCTGCTGCCCTGATACCCCATATTTGGATATAACTTATCACTTCCTCATGCAGCGCTTGCCTCTCTACTTCATTGTCAACGTCATCATCCCCTGTCTGCTCTTTTCGTTTTTAACTGGGTTGGTGTTTTATCTGCCCACTGACTCAG GTGAGAAGATGACTCTGAGCATCTCTGTTTTGCTGTCTTTGACTGTCTTCCTTCTGGTCATTGTGGAGCTGATTCCCTCTACTTCTAGTGCCGTGCCCTTGATAGGCAAATACATGTTATTTACCATGGTGTTTGTCATAGCGTCAATCATTATTACCGTCATTGTAATCAACACACACCATCGCTCCCCAAGTACCCACGTTATGCCACAGTGGGTGAGGAAG atcttTATTGACACAATCCCAAATGTTATGTTTTTTTCAACAATGAAACGACCCTCCAGGAACAAACAAGAGAAAAGGATTTTTACAGAAGACATTGATATTTCTGAAATCTCTGGAAAACCATGTCCTGCTACCGTCAACTTCCATTCCCCACTTACCAAAAACCCAGATGTGAAAAGTGCTATAGAGGGAATCAAATACATTGCTGAAACGATGAAATCGGACCAAGAATCCAGTAAT GCTGCAGAAGAATGGAAGTTTGTGGCAATGGTAATTGATCATCTTCTCTTGGGTATCTTCATGCTGGTCTGCATTATTGGAACGTTGGCCGTGTTTGCTGGTCGTCTTATTGAATTAAATCAACAAGGATGA